The following are from one region of the Geoalkalibacter subterraneus genome:
- a CDS encoding CopG family ribbon-helix-helix protein: protein MPKTATLTVRVKPDTKERLDALTRVTHRSRSFMIEEALEQYLEINEWQTQGIEAALAEADSPDAQWIDHEAVMAERQKKGAH, encoded by the coding sequence ATGCCCAAAACCGCGACCCTTACCGTGCGTGTCAAGCCAGACACTAAAGAGCGCTTGGATGCGCTGACGCGTGTGACACACCGCTCCAGGTCCTTCATGATTGAAGAGGCACTGGAACAATATCTCGAAATCAACGAATGGCAGACCCAGGGGATCGAAGCGGCACTTGCCGAGGCCGACAGCCCTGACGCTCAATGGATTGATCACGAGGCGGTTATGGCGGAAAGGCAGAAGAAAGGTGCGCATTAG
- a CDS encoding type II toxin-antitoxin system RelE/ParE family toxin has translation MRDLDAAEEFIAQDNPEAAAKIALTIVKAVSQLKDQPGAGRAGRVPGTRELVIAETPYIVPYRVKNDVVEILRVYHSSRKWPDAF, from the coding sequence GTGCGTGATCTTGATGCAGCAGAGGAGTTTATCGCGCAGGATAATCCGGAAGCCGCGGCGAAGATCGCGTTGACGATCGTCAAGGCAGTATCCCAGCTAAAAGATCAGCCTGGAGCTGGTCGAGCCGGCCGAGTACCCGGCACGCGTGAACTCGTCATTGCCGAGACACCCTACATCGTTCCGTATCGCGTCAAGAACGATGTCGTTGAAATTTTGCGGGTGTATCATTCCTCGCGTAAATGGCCGGATGCTTTTTGA
- a CDS encoding PilZ domain-containing protein — translation MERISPQDALQHLGGKKSIKVYLPTKGTGSLPFEGVAMPVAATLIKVNFLPDVLPNNIDQDGEFKLSIQVAGPTVALHGVVKQIVNDRQLVLEVTEAYEHPQKREHFRIDVDLPVRYWRHVEDDNGRPEILQSPSERVNLSGGGIFFVAEFNPAIGQQLGLELSVPGPPRTVVRCVGRVVRSTPRGEKHWGVALHFTDIEDEDQEVVISYCFSEQRRQLRTKVDVVGR, via the coding sequence ATGGAACGCATTTCTCCCCAGGACGCCCTCCAACACTTGGGGGGGAAAAAATCGATCAAGGTCTATCTCCCCACCAAAGGGACGGGCTCACTCCCCTTTGAAGGGGTGGCGATGCCGGTTGCCGCGACGCTGATCAAAGTCAACTTTCTTCCCGATGTTCTCCCCAACAATATCGATCAGGACGGTGAATTCAAGCTCTCCATCCAGGTTGCCGGCCCAACGGTGGCTCTGCATGGCGTGGTCAAGCAGATCGTCAATGACCGCCAACTGGTGCTTGAGGTCACTGAGGCCTACGAGCATCCGCAGAAGCGCGAACACTTTCGCATCGACGTCGATCTCCCGGTGCGCTACTGGCGTCATGTCGAAGACGATAATGGACGCCCTGAAATTCTCCAATCCCCTTCCGAAAGAGTGAATCTCAGCGGCGGTGGAATATTCTTTGTCGCCGAATTCAATCCCGCCATCGGTCAGCAGCTCGGACTCGAACTCTCCGTTCCCGGCCCCCCCCGCACTGTTGTGCGCTGCGTCGGCCGCGTGGTACGCAGCACCCCCCGCGGCGAAAAGCACTGGGGCGTGGCTCTCCATTTCACCGACATCGAAGACGAAGATCAGGAAGTGGTCATCTCCTACTGCTTCTCCGAACAGCGGCGCCAGCTGCGCACCAAGGTGGATGTGGTCGGGCGGTAA
- the fliS gene encoding flagellar export chaperone FliS, giving the protein MNAYLKNYQNTQVQTASPEQILIMLYDGAIRFLEQASEAMGSGDYAVKIKNIDKTLAIISELNATLDHEIGGEVAANLASLYDFMMREIPRANARNDATVLAPVISILRELREAWVEAAEIVRKERASQPSSNPSVAVG; this is encoded by the coding sequence ATGAATGCTTATCTTAAAAACTACCAGAACACCCAGGTTCAGACTGCCTCGCCCGAACAGATTCTGATCATGCTCTATGACGGCGCCATCCGCTTTCTGGAGCAGGCTTCCGAAGCCATGGGAAGCGGCGACTACGCCGTTAAAATTAAAAATATCGACAAGACCCTGGCAATTATTTCTGAACTTAACGCCACCCTGGATCATGAGATCGGTGGAGAAGTTGCGGCCAATCTTGCCTCGCTCTATGACTTCATGATGCGCGAAATTCCGCGTGCCAATGCGCGCAACGATGCTACTGTTCTGGCGCCGGTCATCTCAATTTTGCGTGAGCTGCGCGAAGCCTGGGTGGAGGCTGCAGAAATCGTGCGCAAAGAACGGGCCTCCCAGCCTTCCTCCAATCCCTCTGTGGCGGTCGGCTGA
- the fliD gene encoding flagellar filament capping protein FliD, which translates to MAIQIGGLATGLDTNELITQLLKIERKPIERLQREQSYLKSRLDAFTKFDSKLKGLLEKAEGLASFDKIAANKAVAASEDYFSVSASSSAEQGDYNINVVSLARREKEVSQGFADISAGEFGTGTLSLTVGGESVDITLDETNNSLGGIRDAINAAGAGVSASIINDGDPDNPYRLVLTADDAGTAVEATASLTGGTYASPLFTQTQEGSQAHIKVDGIDIYRNSNSITEAIPGVTIDLLKPHADAAETTGVQVDLDVDAVEKKVKDFVTSYNEVVSFISDQSDSSWGRDSGLHMPLRRLQSMIGSALGGDNSIQALTQLGVSTQKDGTLKVDGAVLKGAISDDLDGVVGLFAGSAATEGLSAKLVDYLKSVTDRSDGILASRKTATDSGLRRLDSQIERQEARLEQREETLRAQFTAMEQLVSSMNATSSYLSQLPNLTHLAGGQ; encoded by the coding sequence ATGGCCATTCAAATCGGTGGATTAGCGACCGGCCTCGATACCAACGAGCTCATTACACAGTTACTCAAGATTGAGCGCAAGCCGATCGAGCGGTTGCAGCGCGAGCAAAGCTATCTCAAAAGCCGTCTTGATGCCTTTACCAAATTTGACAGCAAGCTTAAAGGGCTGCTGGAAAAGGCGGAGGGGCTGGCATCGTTCGATAAAATCGCAGCAAATAAAGCCGTGGCCGCTTCGGAAGACTATTTTTCCGTTAGTGCCTCGTCTTCTGCGGAACAGGGTGATTACAATATCAACGTCGTCAGCCTGGCCCGCCGCGAGAAGGAGGTCAGCCAGGGGTTTGCCGACATCAGCGCTGGTGAGTTCGGGACCGGAACCCTGAGCCTGACAGTGGGCGGCGAATCAGTGGATATCACGCTCGATGAGACCAACAACTCCCTCGGCGGCATCCGTGATGCGATCAATGCGGCCGGTGCCGGGGTCAGCGCCAGCATCATCAATGACGGTGATCCAGACAATCCCTATCGCCTGGTGCTGACTGCCGATGACGCGGGAACCGCCGTTGAGGCAACGGCCTCCCTAACAGGGGGAACCTACGCCTCGCCCCTGTTTACACAGACGCAGGAAGGGTCTCAGGCTCATATCAAAGTCGATGGCATCGACATCTATCGAAACAGCAACAGTATTACCGAGGCCATTCCCGGCGTTACCATTGATCTTCTTAAACCTCATGCCGATGCAGCTGAAACGACCGGTGTGCAGGTCGATCTGGATGTAGATGCGGTCGAGAAGAAAGTGAAGGATTTCGTCACGTCCTACAATGAGGTCGTAAGCTTTATTTCAGACCAGAGCGATTCCAGTTGGGGGCGTGACTCCGGCCTGCACATGCCCTTGCGGCGCCTGCAATCCATGATTGGATCTGCGTTAGGCGGTGACAATAGCATCCAGGCGTTGACCCAACTGGGAGTCTCAACGCAAAAAGACGGCACCCTTAAAGTTGATGGTGCTGTTCTTAAAGGCGCTATCAGCGATGACCTGGATGGGGTCGTCGGCTTGTTTGCCGGTAGTGCTGCTACTGAAGGGCTCTCCGCTAAGCTCGTGGACTACCTTAAAAGTGTCACCGACCGCAGCGACGGCATTCTCGCCAGTCGCAAAACGGCCACCGACAGCGGGTTGCGTCGTTTGGATTCGCAGATTGAGCGCCAGGAGGCGCGTCTGGAACAGCGTGAAGAGACTTTGCGTGCCCAGTTCACTGCGATGGAACAGTTGGTCAGTTCCATGAACGCCACCAGCAGCTACCTTTCCCAGTTACCCAATCTAACTCATCTGGCAGGGGGACAGTAA
- a CDS encoding flagellar assembly protein FliW has protein sequence MKTLTGTRFGDIEYDPEQTLKFPEGLVGFPHLHHFIVMPQTKPGPLFWIQSVEDAALAFVLTDPCGFFLDYAVTPDAGERSKLGIGDEDDCLLLAVVTVPPDRKITLNLAAPILFAPKTNRALQVILEKTSWQTRTPLPAA, from the coding sequence ATGAAAACTTTGACCGGTACCCGCTTCGGCGACATCGAATACGATCCCGAGCAGACGCTGAAATTTCCCGAAGGTCTTGTCGGCTTTCCCCATCTGCACCATTTTATCGTCATGCCGCAGACAAAACCCGGCCCTCTGTTCTGGATTCAGAGCGTGGAGGACGCGGCCTTGGCTTTTGTCCTCACCGATCCATGCGGTTTTTTCCTCGATTATGCCGTCACGCCCGATGCCGGCGAGCGTTCCAAACTGGGGATCGGCGACGAGGATGACTGCCTGCTACTGGCTGTGGTCACCGTGCCTCCCGACCGCAAGATCACCCTCAATCTGGCCGCTCCCATTCTCTTTGCACCAAAGACAAATCGTGCATTACAGGTGATTCTGGAAAAAACTTCCTGGCAAACCCGAACTCCGCTGCCTGCTGCCTGA
- the csrA gene encoding carbon storage regulator CsrA: MLVLTRKSEEGFLIGDDIRVTVLEVKGGAVRLGIEAPADKKIYRQEVFDRICRENQEAAQWNPTDLDALSESLKGVEKK, translated from the coding sequence ATGCTGGTATTGACCCGCAAGTCCGAAGAAGGATTTCTCATCGGTGATGACATCCGTGTGACCGTGCTTGAAGTCAAAGGCGGCGCGGTGCGACTGGGAATCGAAGCCCCCGCCGACAAGAAAATCTATCGGCAGGAGGTCTTCGACCGCATCTGCCGTGAGAACCAGGAGGCCGCTCAATGGAACCCGACCGACCTGGATGCCTTGAGCGAGAGCCTGAAAGGTGTCGAAAAAAAATGA
- the flgL gene encoding flagellar hook-associated protein FlgL: MRATLTTTYRSLLANMTQSNTRLEELRLQAATGKKVTKPSDDPSAIRPMLNARGQIRASDRFLDTMGIAGERLDVLDTHLERVESVMVRAKETLVYAGNGSLSEADLKTLGNQMQLMKDELLALANSSVDGKYLFSGFKEDTPPYSGDPVAYAGDNEAFELEIGPGEKVKVNLTGEEVFGDPGTGKDMWQLFDNMVSALDVGDAAAALAEMDDLDRAADQMRSQRSRMGNLAQRVDSAKLNMEDVRIDMEAMLSRYEDADLVETITNMTMQETAFKAALDITSRVSRLSILDYMR, encoded by the coding sequence ATGCGCGCCACACTGACCACCACATACCGCAGCCTGCTCGCCAATATGACCCAGTCCAACACTCGGCTGGAGGAACTGCGCCTTCAGGCGGCCACCGGCAAGAAGGTGACCAAGCCTTCCGACGACCCGTCCGCCATCCGCCCCATGCTTAACGCGCGGGGTCAGATTCGCGCCTCCGACCGTTTTCTCGACACCATGGGCATTGCCGGGGAGCGGCTCGATGTGCTCGACACCCATCTGGAGCGGGTCGAATCGGTCATGGTGCGCGCCAAGGAGACGCTGGTTTATGCCGGCAACGGCAGCCTTTCTGAAGCTGACCTCAAAACTCTAGGGAACCAGATGCAGTTGATGAAGGATGAACTGCTGGCTCTGGCGAATTCGAGTGTGGACGGAAAATATCTTTTCTCTGGCTTCAAGGAGGATACTCCTCCCTACTCAGGTGATCCTGTCGCATATGCTGGAGATAATGAGGCTTTTGAACTTGAAATCGGCCCAGGTGAAAAGGTCAAGGTCAATCTCACCGGCGAGGAGGTGTTTGGAGATCCCGGCACTGGAAAGGATATGTGGCAGTTGTTCGACAACATGGTTTCGGCCCTTGATGTGGGGGATGCGGCCGCAGCTCTTGCCGAGATGGATGATCTGGACCGGGCTGCGGACCAGATGCGCTCTCAGCGTTCACGGATGGGCAACCTGGCCCAGCGGGTGGACAGCGCCAAGCTCAACATGGAGGATGTCCGTATCGACATGGAGGCTATGCTGTCGCGCTACGAAGATGCCGACCTGGTGGAAACGATCACCAATATGACCATGCAGGAGACTGCCTTCAAAGCGGCTCTCGATATTACCTCGCGCGTTTCGCGCCTGTCGATTCTCGACTATATGCGTTGA
- the flgK gene encoding flagellar hook-associated protein FlgK, whose protein sequence is MAGLMSALNAGKTSLRTSQKAVEIAGNNIANVNTPGYSRQKAVFQPVPSLELRGFFIGQGVNINNIAREHDVFLTRQIHDKSGQLGEESSRAAPMAELERIFSVAENNLSTEIDRFFDSWKQLSANPAGQTERQIVLQRGDLLARSFDDAVTSLRSAQRNINASIESKITAINPVLQEIADLNLRISTVEISGQSANSDRDRRDMLIEQVSRELGATYYEENGKVSLQLPGGQPLVQDTSAMSLEPQLDADLNLQLVLRTGPNSTTELKSHMVGGEFRGLMSVRDEVIPERMAELDHLAFTLAKEVNEIHTDGFDLDGAGGLDFFQISVGPDPENGYAKAMAVAITDTAKVAAGKGNTGIGDNRNALNLAALADDLTVMDGNDSFTGYFSKITSKVGIEAARAQTSAQGLEDAMVQIRNMRDATVGVSLEEEMVDLMQYQKGFEASAKFLAVVDELMESLLSLKR, encoded by the coding sequence ATGGCTGGACTGATGAGCGCACTCAACGCCGGGAAAACGAGCCTTCGCACCAGCCAGAAGGCGGTGGAGATCGCCGGCAACAATATCGCCAATGTCAATACTCCCGGCTATTCGCGGCAGAAGGCCGTGTTCCAGCCGGTGCCTTCCCTGGAATTGCGCGGCTTTTTTATCGGCCAGGGCGTCAATATCAACAATATCGCCCGCGAGCACGACGTTTTTTTGACTCGGCAGATCCATGACAAGAGCGGACAACTCGGTGAAGAGAGCTCCCGTGCGGCTCCTATGGCCGAGCTGGAGCGCATCTTCAGCGTCGCTGAAAACAACCTCTCGACAGAGATTGACCGCTTTTTTGACTCCTGGAAACAGCTCTCCGCCAACCCTGCCGGGCAGACCGAGCGCCAGATCGTGCTGCAGCGCGGCGATCTGCTGGCGCGCTCCTTTGACGACGCTGTCACCAGTCTTAGAAGTGCGCAGCGCAATATCAACGCGTCCATTGAATCAAAGATCACTGCCATCAATCCGGTCTTGCAGGAGATTGCCGACCTCAACCTGAGGATTTCGACGGTGGAGATTTCCGGCCAATCGGCCAACAGCGACCGTGACCGGCGCGACATGCTGATCGAGCAGGTCTCGCGCGAACTTGGAGCGACCTACTACGAAGAGAACGGCAAGGTCTCGCTGCAGTTGCCTGGCGGGCAGCCGCTGGTGCAGGATACTTCGGCGATGTCTCTTGAGCCGCAGCTCGATGCCGATCTCAACCTGCAGTTGGTATTGCGGACCGGACCCAATTCCACTACGGAACTCAAGAGCCATATGGTCGGTGGTGAGTTCCGGGGGTTGATGAGCGTGCGCGACGAAGTGATTCCGGAGAGGATGGCAGAGCTTGATCATCTGGCCTTTACGCTGGCTAAAGAGGTCAATGAGATACATACGGACGGTTTCGACCTTGATGGTGCCGGGGGGCTGGATTTTTTCCAAATCTCTGTAGGCCCTGATCCTGAAAATGGCTACGCCAAGGCTATGGCTGTTGCGATAACAGATACAGCCAAGGTTGCCGCCGGAAAAGGCAACACCGGCATTGGCGATAATCGCAACGCGCTTAACCTTGCTGCTTTGGCCGATGACCTCACGGTGATGGACGGTAATGATTCCTTCACCGGCTATTTCTCCAAGATTACTTCCAAGGTCGGAATCGAGGCCGCCCGCGCGCAAACCAGTGCCCAGGGCCTTGAAGATGCCATGGTGCAGATCCGCAATATGCGCGATGCCACGGTGGGCGTGTCGCTGGAGGAGGAAATGGTCGACCTGATGCAGTACCAGAAAGGCTTTGAGGCCTCGGCCAAATTTCTGGCCGTCGTCGATGAACTGATGGAATCCCTGCTGAGTCTCAAGAGGTAA
- a CDS encoding flagellar protein FlgN: MTEEFVHEQLLQLRDLIAQERRAARDFDMEALSETARRKEELMEILAEAPPCESLECRELAEEVRAENRRNAFLFWSGLRLVRDTVAFFEKQIPPPAYGASGSLTPGKAGGKLLAGRI; this comes from the coding sequence ATGACTGAAGAGTTTGTCCATGAGCAGTTGCTGCAGCTGCGGGACCTGATCGCTCAGGAGCGTCGCGCAGCGCGGGATTTTGATATGGAAGCCCTTTCCGAAACAGCCCGCCGCAAGGAAGAACTGATGGAGATTCTGGCGGAAGCTCCTCCCTGTGAAAGCCTTGAATGCAGGGAGCTTGCGGAAGAGGTTCGTGCTGAGAACCGCCGCAACGCGTTCCTGTTCTGGTCGGGGCTGCGCCTGGTGCGCGATACGGTGGCTTTTTTCGAGAAGCAGATCCCGCCGCCGGCTTACGGCGCCTCGGGGTCTCTGACGCCGGGCAAGGCTGGCGGTAAACTGCTGGCGGGGAGGATTTAA
- the flgM gene encoding flagellar biosynthesis anti-sigma factor FlgM: protein MSIKKIFGNQMVPPPITTRATHKNEAGKSAGPRQGDKVDFSSVLQGVNKAREASSPADAQRAEKVASIKAQVAGGTYNPDMHKVAASLLKFVSQEPRND from the coding sequence ATGTCCATTAAAAAAATATTCGGCAATCAGATGGTGCCGCCGCCCATCACAACGCGCGCCACGCACAAAAACGAAGCGGGAAAATCGGCCGGCCCACGCCAGGGCGACAAGGTCGATTTTTCTTCCGTTCTGCAGGGGGTGAACAAAGCTCGCGAAGCCTCCAGCCCGGCGGATGCGCAGCGTGCTGAAAAGGTGGCGTCCATCAAGGCGCAGGTCGCCGGAGGCACTTACAATCCGGATATGCACAAGGTGGCGGCCAGCCTGCTCAAATTCGTTTCTCAGGAGCCGCGCAATGACTGA
- a CDS encoding rod-binding protein: protein MEMKIDPQLLASRALEQKKSATGAQKNDPQKLKEACQQFEALFVNSMFKEMRKSVPTDGLLPPNGGQQMFQEMMDWEVAQKASATQGIGIAEALYRHLQGPVEDKKP from the coding sequence ATGGAAATGAAAATCGACCCGCAACTGCTCGCCTCCCGCGCTCTGGAACAGAAGAAATCCGCAACCGGCGCGCAGAAAAACGACCCGCAGAAGCTCAAGGAAGCCTGTCAGCAGTTTGAAGCACTGTTTGTGAATTCCATGTTCAAGGAGATGCGCAAGAGCGTACCGACCGATGGCTTGCTCCCCCCAAACGGCGGACAGCAGATGTTCCAGGAAATGATGGACTGGGAAGTGGCCCAGAAAGCCTCCGCCACCCAGGGCATCGGCATCGCCGAAGCGCTCTACCGTCACCTGCAGGGGCCGGTGGAAGACAAAAAGCCCTGA
- a CDS encoding flagellar basal body P-ring protein FlgI, with protein sequence MFKPLMILVALVILFATSAQAARIKDIAKIEGVRNNQLVGYGLVVGLNGSGDSQSTEFTIQSLANMLERLGVAVEPGQIKVDNVAAVMVTAELPPFAKAGTGIDALVSSIGDADSLVGGTLLMTPLKGPDGQVYAVAQGPVVVGAIAFGGKAATVQKNHPTAGRVPDGALVEREVQFDFGVGNQLTYRIQQADFTTISRISRVVNERFGGDIARSVDGSSLQVSIPEFYHDHKIDFIAALEELEVRPDTVARIVINEKTGTIVMGEDVRIATVAVSHGNLNLVISESARVSQPNPLAEGDTVVVPETEIEVTEEIGNLVVVDRGVSIGEIARGLNAIGATPRDLIAIFQAIKASGALHAELVIL encoded by the coding sequence ATATTTAAACCCCTAATGATTTTGGTGGCTCTTGTTATCTTGTTTGCGACATCGGCTCAGGCGGCGCGGATCAAGGACATCGCCAAGATCGAAGGGGTGCGCAACAACCAGCTGGTCGGCTACGGGCTGGTGGTGGGGCTCAACGGCAGCGGTGACAGCCAGAGCACCGAGTTCACGATTCAGTCGCTGGCCAATATGCTGGAGCGTCTCGGTGTGGCGGTCGAACCGGGACAGATCAAGGTGGATAATGTGGCGGCGGTGATGGTCACCGCCGAACTGCCCCCCTTTGCCAAGGCGGGCACTGGCATTGATGCGTTGGTCTCTTCCATTGGTGATGCGGACAGCCTGGTCGGCGGCACGCTGCTCATGACGCCACTGAAAGGTCCGGACGGGCAGGTATATGCCGTGGCCCAGGGGCCGGTCGTGGTGGGTGCCATCGCTTTTGGCGGCAAGGCGGCGACGGTGCAGAAAAATCACCCCACGGCGGGTCGAGTGCCTGACGGAGCCTTGGTGGAGCGCGAAGTGCAATTTGATTTTGGAGTCGGCAATCAATTGACCTATCGCATCCAGCAGGCGGATTTCACCACCATCTCCCGCATCAGCCGGGTAGTCAATGAGCGCTTCGGCGGCGATATTGCCCGCTCCGTTGACGGTTCCAGCCTTCAAGTCAGCATCCCCGAGTTTTATCATGACCACAAAATTGATTTTATCGCGGCTCTGGAAGAACTTGAAGTGCGCCCGGATACCGTGGCCCGTATCGTTATCAACGAAAAAACCGGCACCATCGTCATGGGTGAGGACGTGCGCATCGCTACCGTGGCGGTTTCCCACGGCAACCTCAATCTGGTCATAAGTGAATCGGCCCGGGTCAGCCAGCCTAATCCGCTGGCTGAAGGGGATACCGTGGTCGTGCCGGAGACCGAGATAGAGGTGACCGAAGAAATCGGCAACCTGGTGGTGGTCGACCGGGGCGTAAGTATCGGCGAAATCGCCCGCGGCCTCAATGCCATCGGCGCCACCCCCCGCGACCTGATCGCCATCTTCCAGGCGATTAAAGCCAGCGGGGCGCTGCATGCTGAGTTGGTGATCCTGTAA
- a CDS encoding flagellar basal body L-ring protein FlgH produces MMKTIGWTVISALLMFAVGCAGHTRPQMQEEAFAPQEVEIVAERPATNGSLWTESRGSLFNDRKAQRIGDILTVAIFERASASKEASTSTGRSSSASAGINNLFGLEKQIATINSSIDPGNLIGTRYDNQFSGSGSTSRREDLVATITTRVVDVLPNGNLRIDGHKSVTVNNEQQLIRLSGIVRPTDVSSNNVVDSSQVLDAQIVYTGKGVISDKQKQGWLVRILDNVWPF; encoded by the coding sequence ATGATGAAAACGATTGGATGGACAGTGATTTCAGCGCTGCTGATGTTTGCAGTCGGCTGCGCGGGCCATACCCGACCCCAGATGCAGGAAGAGGCCTTTGCCCCTCAGGAGGTTGAAATTGTCGCAGAGAGGCCCGCGACAAACGGCTCCTTGTGGACCGAAAGCCGAGGATCTTTGTTTAATGACCGTAAGGCGCAGCGCATCGGCGATATTTTGACGGTCGCCATCTTCGAGCGCGCCAGCGCAAGCAAGGAGGCCAGCACCTCAACTGGGCGCAGCAGTTCGGCCTCGGCGGGAATCAACAACCTGTTCGGCCTGGAAAAGCAGATCGCCACCATCAACAGCAGTATCGATCCCGGCAACCTGATCGGAACCCGCTATGACAACCAATTTTCCGGTTCCGGCAGCACCTCGCGCCGGGAGGATCTGGTGGCCACGATTACGACTCGCGTTGTGGATGTGCTGCCCAACGGCAACCTGCGCATCGATGGACACAAAAGCGTCACCGTCAACAATGAGCAGCAGCTGATCCGCCTCTCCGGCATCGTGCGTCCCACCGATGTGTCGTCCAACAACGTGGTCGATTCGAGCCAGGTGCTTGACGCGCAGATCGTCTATACCGGCAAAGGGGTGATCAGCGACAAGCAGAAGCAGGGCTGGCTGGTGAGAATACTAGACAACGTCTGGCCATTTTAG
- the flgA gene encoding flagellar basal body P-ring formation chaperone FlgA encodes MMTNTGKYVFLLLTALLLTAGAAFASEDFQTVGSAEIHDMLEDYLAENAGLLPQADIRIRSLDVHRSFELPAGRMTHEIIPSDPGILNSRRFTFIFRVDDRVVENRSFRAEIEALAPVAVAAGDLRRGVRLGEHDINMVEMDLAQERNPCLDSQELIGKELKRSIRMGRTIDRSWVEEPALVHRGDRVSIVVRSGAMELTATGVAREDGAKNDVVTIRNASSQKDILCRVTAPGVVQVEL; translated from the coding sequence ATGATGACAAATACTGGAAAATACGTTTTTTTGCTGCTGACGGCCCTGCTCCTGACGGCAGGCGCCGCGTTCGCGTCGGAGGATTTTCAGACTGTGGGCAGTGCTGAAATTCACGACATGCTTGAGGATTATCTGGCTGAGAATGCCGGGCTGCTGCCGCAGGCCGACATCCGTATCCGCTCCCTGGACGTTCATCGGTCTTTTGAGTTGCCTGCCGGACGGATGACACATGAGATCATTCCCTCCGATCCCGGCATTCTCAACAGCCGCCGGTTCACGTTCATCTTTCGTGTCGACGACCGGGTGGTGGAAAACCGCTCCTTTCGCGCCGAAATCGAAGCCCTGGCCCCGGTTGCCGTTGCGGCGGGCGATCTGCGGCGGGGGGTGAGGCTGGGTGAGCATGATATCAATATGGTTGAAATGGATCTGGCCCAGGAGCGCAACCCCTGCCTCGACTCGCAGGAATTGATCGGCAAGGAGCTCAAACGCTCGATCCGTATGGGGCGCACAATCGACCGCAGTTGGGTCGAAGAACCGGCTCTGGTCCATCGCGGGGACCGTGTCTCCATTGTGGTGCGCAGTGGGGCCATGGAACTGACTGCCACCGGCGTTGCCCGTGAGGACGGTGCCAAGAACGATGTTGTGACAATCCGCAACGCCTCCTCTCAGAAAGATATTCTCTGCCGGGTCACGGCTCCCGGCGTCGTGCAGGTGGAGCTTTGA
- the flgG gene encoding flagellar basal-body rod protein FlgG, with the protein MIRSLWTAATGMTAQQLNMDVISNNLANVNTAGFKKSRADFQDLLYQVSRAAGTESVNGDEVPTGIQVGLGARAAAVQKIFTTGDLQQTGNDLDIAIEGNGFFRVMMPDGEESYTRSGAFKKDGTGRMVTSDGYPLEPQIVIPENATRLSITEDGAVNVYLDGEAEPNQIGTIELTTFSNPAGLEAIGRNLLLETPASGAPVDGIPGQEGFGALAQGFLEGSNVNIMEEMVGMITTQRAYEINSKAIQTSDEMLQMVNNLA; encoded by the coding sequence ATGATCAGATCACTGTGGACCGCCGCAACCGGCATGACCGCCCAGCAACTCAATATGGATGTGATTTCCAACAACCTGGCCAACGTTAATACGGCCGGTTTCAAGAAAAGCCGCGCCGATTTTCAGGACCTGCTCTATCAGGTCAGCCGTGCGGCCGGCACCGAATCAGTCAACGGCGACGAAGTGCCCACCGGCATCCAGGTCGGCCTCGGCGCGCGCGCCGCAGCGGTGCAGAAAATCTTTACTACCGGCGATCTGCAGCAGACCGGCAACGATCTCGATATCGCCATCGAAGGCAACGGCTTTTTCCGTGTGATGATGCCCGACGGCGAAGAATCGTACACCCGCAGCGGCGCCTTCAAGAAGGACGGCACCGGCCGCATGGTGACCTCCGACGGTTACCCTCTGGAGCCGCAGATCGTGATCCCGGAAAACGCAACGCGGCTGTCCATTACCGAAGACGGCGCGGTCAACGTTTATCTGGACGGCGAGGCCGAGCCCAATCAGATCGGCACCATCGAGCTGACCACTTTCAGCAATCCGGCAGGTCTTGAAGCCATCGGCCGCAACCTGCTGCTGGAAACCCCGGCCTCGGGTGCGCCCGTCGACGGCATCCCCGGCCAGGAGGGCTTCGGCGCTCTTGCCCAGGGTTTTCTGGAAGGGTCCAACGTCAACATCATGGAAGAGATGGTGGGGATGATCACGACCCAGCGCGCCTACGAGATCAACTCCAAGGCCATTCAGACATCGGATGAAATGCTGCAGATGGTCAATAACCTGGCTTAA